In Anaerolineales bacterium, a genomic segment contains:
- a CDS encoding pyridoxal phosphate-dependent aminotransferase, translating into MTASESTPQTVVPEEQLVPVGGHLRRLVPIPPSRMFLINKRLSVFADRHPGGATFDASQGDGGASLPGVPEVILDRAAALQRQHGSAYDMPYGCDAFRRAVLEPYWQASPATGLGPGNVLATVGGRDALVKAYEAMLALGHGRTGDLIVVSRVPWISYSWGPYGVGANVLLAPGRPEDGWAFSEDSLAACAEFAARLGRKIAGVIVTSPDNPTGNTLTAERQIALGQAALRLGAAFVLYDWMYHYVTDQVPMDLSRFYLSFAADERPRLMFLDGITKSLGASNIRNCHLIASESVVRHIVARASHGVIPPFHSMAVAMAAYEMGYAEATRGIVEPTNVSRAALRTFVEQNGLRAILGQGYYAFVDVGGWLRQKGWSDSEPLGAYLAEEHGVAVVPGAFFSPAGGDWIRFSYATPVEKTLGAARRLLEGLHALVHE; encoded by the coding sequence ATGACTGCTAGCGAGAGCACGCCCCAAACCGTCGTTCCTGAGGAGCAACTCGTGCCCGTCGGCGGTCATTTGCGGCGGTTGGTGCCGATCCCACCGTCGCGCATGTTCTTGATCAACAAGAGACTATCGGTGTTCGCCGATCGTCATCCGGGCGGAGCCACGTTCGACGCTTCGCAGGGGGATGGCGGCGCCAGTCTTCCCGGTGTGCCCGAGGTGATCCTCGATCGCGCTGCAGCCTTGCAGCGCCAACACGGCAGTGCCTACGACATGCCTTACGGCTGCGACGCGTTTCGCCGAGCCGTGCTCGAGCCCTACTGGCAAGCCAGCCCGGCCACGGGCCTGGGTCCTGGGAATGTGCTGGCCACGGTTGGCGGGCGGGACGCGCTGGTCAAGGCCTATGAGGCCATGCTTGCATTGGGGCACGGGCGAACGGGGGACTTGATTGTGGTTAGCCGCGTGCCATGGATCTCGTACAGCTGGGGGCCGTATGGCGTCGGCGCCAACGTGCTGCTCGCGCCGGGGCGGCCCGAGGACGGCTGGGCATTCAGCGAGGACTCCTTGGCAGCCTGCGCCGAGTTCGCTGCCCGACTCGGACGAAAGATCGCCGGGGTGATTGTCACCTCTCCCGACAACCCCACCGGAAACACGCTCACGGCCGAGCGCCAGATCGCCCTGGGACAAGCCGCCCTGCGGCTGGGTGCAGCTTTTGTCCTCTACGACTGGATGTATCACTACGTGACCGACCAAGTCCCCATGGACCTCAGTCGGTTCTACCTCTCCTTCGCCGCTGACGAGCGACCACGGCTGATGTTTCTCGATGGCATCACCAAGTCGCTCGGGGCCTCCAACATCCGCAACTGCCATCTGATCGCCTCCGAGTCGGTTGTCCGCCATATTGTCGCCCGCGCCTCGCACGGCGTCATTCCCCCATTCCATTCGATGGCTGTGGCGATGGCAGCCTACGAAATGGGCTACGCCGAGGCGACACGCGGCATCGTCGAGCCAACCAACGTCAGCCGAGCTGCACTGCGGACCTTCGTTGAACAGAACGGGTTGCGTGCCATCCTCGGCCAGGGCTACTACGCCTTTGTGGACGTGGGCGGGTGGCTGCGTCAGAAGGGTTGGTCGGACAGCGAACCGCTGGGCGCCTACCTGGCCGAGGAACACGGGGTGGCGGTTGTGCCCGGGGCTTTCTTCTCGCCCGCCGGCGGCGATTGGATCCGGTTCTCTTATGCTACCCCGGTCGAGAAAACGCTGGGCGCGGCGCGGCGGCTGTTGGAGGGTCTGCATGCCCTGGTCCACGAGTGA